TTTGATTTGATTTTGGCAAATATTAATAAACATATTTTACTAGAAATTCATTACGATATTAAGAATATTTGCACAGAAAATGGTATTCTAATTTTAAGTGGTTTATTAGAAACAGATTATGATGAAATAAAAAAGCAGTATACCCAAATTGGGTTTACTGCTTTAGAATTCCTTCAGAAAGATGAATGGATAGGAATAGTATTCAAAAACTAAGAAGCTAATTTTTCCAATAAAGCTGTTAATTGTTTCATCTCAACTTCTGATAATTTTTTAGAAACTTCGTTGAGACTTTTAACATGTTCAGGATAAATTTTATCTAGTTTTTGTTTTCCTTTTGGAGTTAACTCAGCATTAATAACTCTTCGATCTGTTTTTGAATGAACTCTTTTAACAAGATCTTCTTTTTCCAAGTTATCCATAACGCAAGTTATATTAGCTCCGGTAACCATAAGCTCGTCGCTAATTTTCTTCAAAGGAATTGAACCATTTTTCATCAAAACATCTAAAACGCCAAATTGTGGAGAAGTTAATTTTTCAGCACCAAGGTGTTTTGATTGTACTTTTTTTAACTTATCATGGGCTTTTCCCACTAAGTTATAGAGCTCAACAATCTGTTGCTCTTTTGTTGATTTTGCCATAGAACCCCCTTCTAGATTATAGGATAATTTTATTTAATTCTTTCCTATATATATTATAATTTGGTATTATACCCTTAACCAGCTTCCAGAATTTCACCGAATGATTCATCTCTTTAAGATGACACAGTTCGTGAACAATTACATAATCAATAACTTTGTGATTAAAATACATTAGTTTTATGTTAAATGACAACACTTTTTTTGCCGAACAACTTCCCCAGCGTGTACTAAGATTTTTCAGCTGAATTTTACTGAATTCAAAATTTCCAAGTTTTGCAATTTTTTCAACTCTTTGGGGGATATAACTTTCAGCTTGTATTTTCAACCACTTAAAGAACAACTCGTCATCAGAAAATTTATCATTTATGTTTTTCTGAACTACTAATGTATCATTTTCTAATATATATTTCAAGTTTTTATTATTGACATATTCTTTTTTAATTAAATCAATATTATTACCTAAATAATAATATTTATTTTTCTGAGATTTTAAATCATTGATTTTTTTTGTAATCCATTTCTGGTTAGCAAGTACAAACTTTTTTGCCGCAATAAATGAAACATAATTTGGAAGGGAAACCTTTATAACCCCATCTTTATTAATCTTAATTTTAATATTACGTGCTGATTCATATTTTCGCATTTCGTATTTATACGAAATGCTATTAATTTCTATTTCTTCTTCTCTCATATATAGTTATAAATTTTGTTGAAAGCTCCGTAAATTAAAATTATATTACTTATTCAAACTATAAAAATTCATAAAAATTATTGTGCGGCAAAATATAAAATTATTCGAGAAAGAATTAATAAATTTTTTCAATTCTTCAAGAAATTTATTTGAAAATAATGGTGAAAATACACTTTTTAGTTTTCTATTTAAGTTAGATAATCTTGAAATATCAAAATTTACTGATTCAAAACTTTTAGAAGATAAAATTTTCTTTTATTGGAGAATTTTTAGCGAAGATGAAGAATTTCTGGGAATAGACCCAATTTATACAATTTCAGCAAATGGTGAAAACCGATTAATTGAAACAAATCTGCAAGTAAACAAAATTTCATGTAATTTAATTTCAAATTGGAATAAACAAGATTTTAATAATATTCCCATTTTTTTAGGCGGAATAAAATTTGCTCCCAACCAAAAAAGTGAAAGATGGAAAGATTTTAATGATTCCGATTGGTTTGTTCCTAAAATTTTATTTCTTAAAAACTCTAATGGAAATTTTATTATTTATAATTTCTGCAGTTTAAATAATTTTAGCAATTCCGAAATTGAAATAAAAAAATCTATTGAATTTTTGAAAAATCTCTTTATTGAAGAAAGGGAAGAAATTCTACCAGCAAAAATTGATGACCCAATTTATTCAAATTCATTTAATATTTGGCGATCCCAAATAGAAAATGCTCTGCAAAACATTGGTGATGGAAATTTTGCAAAAGTTGTACTTTCCCGAGAAGTTAATTTTAAACTAAATAATTATCCAACCATTTCTTATTTGTTGGATGAACTTAGTGCAAAATATCCAAGATGTTATGTTTTTACTTTCAAAAAGGGAGATTCAATTTTTATTGGAGCTTCACCTGAAAAATTAGCAAAATTTTCTGATGGCTGGATTGAAATTGATGCTCTTGCCGGTTCTGCACCAAGAGGAAAAAATCTTGAAGAAGATTTTAATTTTGAGCAATTTTTGTTGACAAGTGAAAAAAATTTGAATGAACAGCAATCGGTTGTAAATTTTATTACTGAGCTGATTAAAGATATATCAGAAGAAATTTATTTTAACAAAAAACCTATAATTAGAAAATTACCAAACATTCAACATTTATGGACACCAATTAAAGCTAAATTAAATAATGACTTTAAACTTTTTGACGTACTTTTAAAACTTCATCCAACTCCGGCAATTTGCGGAACTCCGTGGGATATTGCACAAAATTATATTTTAAAAGTTGAAAAACATGATCGCGGATTATATACGGGAAATATTGGTTGGTTTAATTTAAATGGTAATGGAGAATTTGCTGTTGCAATTCGTTCTGCTTTAATTAAAGAGAAAAATTTGTTTGCTTATTCTGGTTGCGGAATTGTGGAAGGTTCCGAACCTCAGTCTGAATTTGAAGAATCCGAAATAAA
The nucleotide sequence above comes from Ignavibacteriota bacterium. Encoded proteins:
- a CDS encoding MarR family transcriptional regulator, giving the protein MAKSTKEQQIVELYNLVGKAHDKLKKVQSKHLGAEKLTSPQFGVLDVLMKNGSIPLKKISDELMVTGANITCVMDNLEKEDLVKRVHSKTDRRVINAELTPKGKQKLDKIYPEHVKSLNEVSKKLSEVEMKQLTALLEKLAS
- a CDS encoding M48 family metallopeptidase, which codes for MREEEIEINSISYKYEMRKYESARNIKIKINKDGVIKVSLPNYVSFIAAKKFVLANQKWITKKINDLKSQKNKYYYLGNNIDLIKKEYVNNKNLKYILENDTLVVQKNINDKFSDDELFFKWLKIQAESYIPQRVEKIAKLGNFEFSKIQLKNLSTRWGSCSAKKVLSFNIKLMYFNHKVIDYVIVHELCHLKEMNHSVKFWKLVKGIIPNYNIYRKELNKIIL
- a CDS encoding isochorismate synthase, whose product is MRQNIKLFEKELINFFNSSRNLFENNGENTLFSFLFKLDNLEISKFTDSKLLEDKIFFYWRIFSEDEEFLGIDPIYTISANGENRLIETNLQVNKISCNLISNWNKQDFNNIPIFLGGIKFAPNQKSERWKDFNDSDWFVPKILFLKNSNGNFIIYNFCSLNNFSNSEIEIKKSIEFLKNLFIEEREEILPAKIDDPIYSNSFNIWRSQIENALQNIGDGNFAKVVLSREVNFKLNNYPTISYLLDELSAKYPRCYVFTFKKGDSIFIGASPEKLAKFSDGWIEIDALAGSAPRGKNLEEDFNFEQFLLTSEKNLNEQQSVVNFITELIKDISEEIYFNKKPIIRKLPNIQHLWTPIKAKLNNDFKLFDVLLKLHPTPAICGTPWDIAQNYILKVEKHDRGLYTGNIGWFNLNGNGEFAVAIRSALIKEKNLFAYSGCGIVEGSEPQSEFEESEIKLKPILSLFVDEKVYQS